The proteins below are encoded in one region of Hordeum vulgare subsp. vulgare chromosome 3H, MorexV3_pseudomolecules_assembly, whole genome shotgun sequence:
- the LOC123439945 gene encoding uncharacterized protein LOC123439945 isoform X2: MTIRQRKVLTISPARWWTVHGTYAKDLKKMAIRILSLTCSSSACQRNWSAFERVHSKKRTRLDQKKLNDIVYVMFNKRLDSKYSQRERDPLFAKYIEDEPPNEWMLDEEILQDDEASEDEAAIAINLKKKEKYVASRTRGKRSRTDQDVEEEDQEEEE; encoded by the exons ATGACCATTAGACAACGCAAAGTTTTAACTATCAGTCCTG CAAGATGGTGGACCGTGCATGGAACTTATGCGAAGGACTTGAAGAAGATGGCTATTAGAATACTGAGCTTAACTTGTAGTTCATCGGCATGTCAAAGAAATTGGTCTGCATTCGAGAGG GTACATTCAAAGAAGAGGACCAGACTAGACCAGAAGAAGTTGAATGATATTGTTTATGTGATGTTTAACAAGAGACTGGACTCGAAGTACTCTCAGAGGGAAAGGGACCCATTGTTTGCAAAGTACATTGAAGACGAGCCACCAAATGAGTGGATGTTGGATGAAGAGATACTACAAGATGATGAGGCATCTGAAGATGAGGCTGCAATTGCCATCAAtttgaagaagaaagaaaaatatgtaGCTTCAAGAACCAGAGGCAAAAGATCTCGTACTGATCAAGATGTTGAAGAGGAGGATCAAGAGGAGGAAGAGTAG
- the LOC123439945 gene encoding uncharacterized protein LOC123439945 isoform X1: MLKVEKEAWAATGCSIMTDAWTNHRGRSLMNLVAHSSRGVCFLHDIEASTEVHDAKYILILVMSCIAENGVEKIAVAKLLKQKHPQIFWTACVAHTINLMLQDIGNIPVVSSTITNARWWTVHGTYAKDLKKMAIRILSLTCSSSACQRNWSAFERVHSKKRTRLDQKKLNDIVYVMFNKRLDSKYSQRERDPLFAKYIEDEPPNEWMLDEEILQDDEASEDEAAIAINLKKKEKYVASRTRGKRSRTDQDVEEEDQEEEE, from the exons ATGTTGAAGGTCGAAAAGGAGGCATGGGCTGCTACTGGATGCTCTATAATGACAGATGCTTGGACAAATCATCGTGGAAGGAGCTTAATGAATTTAGTTGCTCATTCTTCTAGAGGTGTGTGTTTCCTCCATGACATTGAAGCTTCAACGGAGGTTCACGATGCTAAGTACATCTTAATCTTGGTCATGAGTTGCATTGCTGAAAATGGTGTTGAGAAGATTGCAGTAGCCAAGTTACTTAAGCAAAAGCACCCTCAAATATTTTGGACCGCATGTGTAGCCCACACAATCAACCTAATGCTCCAAGATATTGGTAATATACCCGTAGTGAGCTCAACAATTACCAATG CAAGATGGTGGACCGTGCATGGAACTTATGCGAAGGACTTGAAGAAGATGGCTATTAGAATACTGAGCTTAACTTGTAGTTCATCGGCATGTCAAAGAAATTGGTCTGCATTCGAGAGG GTACATTCAAAGAAGAGGACCAGACTAGACCAGAAGAAGTTGAATGATATTGTTTATGTGATGTTTAACAAGAGACTGGACTCGAAGTACTCTCAGAGGGAAAGGGACCCATTGTTTGCAAAGTACATTGAAGACGAGCCACCAAATGAGTGGATGTTGGATGAAGAGATACTACAAGATGATGAGGCATCTGAAGATGAGGCTGCAATTGCCATCAAtttgaagaagaaagaaaaatatgtaGCTTCAAGAACCAGAGGCAAAAGATCTCGTACTGATCAAGATGTTGAAGAGGAGGATCAAGAGGAGGAAGAGTAG